In Lactuca sativa cultivar Salinas chromosome 5, Lsat_Salinas_v11, whole genome shotgun sequence, the DNA window AGGTCTTTCCCAACATCTCTCATGCACTCATCTAACAATACGGTTCTTGCTTTTTCGCTAGACGGAGGTTTGTATCCCTCCGGTGCCTTCTTGAGTGCATTAAGCATTTCAATAAATTGTGGATTCCGCAAGACATTAAACGGGATACCATTATCACACAATCCTCTAATTATTTTCATGTCAACCACATTTCGCTCCATAAGACCAAAAGATTCCTCAATTTCTTTTCTTGATGTTGCCTTTTTCGAAAGTATAGAATTCTTTAAAGATTTTGAAACACCTCCGCTCTCGGCTTCTTTAACCTTGCTTAAAAGTCTTTGTAGCTTCTCCTGGTCCTTAATCATAACTGGACATCTTCTTATTTCTATGGTCCTCCCAGGTTGAGCCCCAAAGAAATGTGTGTGAATTCTGGTATAAGAGCTTGTGTATTGGACTTTTGTAGTGGTTGCAAATCCATATTTTTGCCCCCCTGCATTTTTACCAGTTCCAGAACTAGTAAAAGTGACTTCTTCCAATAGAGGCCTGCTAGTATCCTTATCATTCGTTTTCTTGCTTCCTGATGTACCTATATCTGATGCTCTTTGGTCTTCATTCTCAAGATCAACAAAAGCTTCAGGTGGTGGTTGTGTTTCACTATCTTCTGTGCGGTTAAAAGATTTGCAAAATACCATTTTCACACTAAGCAAATCAATAAAGAAAGAGTATATTGGAAAGGGTCTGTGATGAAGAAGCGTAACAGAAGAAGAACTGAGCAATAGAGAGAGTGGGTAAACTGGTGAGTAGTGATGTGGGATAAGAAGCATCTTAAATAATTATTGGAATCGAGATTTACTGGAAGAATTGGATGTAGGAATCAAAGAAACATACCAAAAATCGATGAGATCGATAACTTTATCGTAGCGTCAAACGTTTTTTCACATATAAGCAAGTTTATGCTCAAACCAAAATCGGCGACCCCACGTCCAAAATTGGCGATCCTAATCACGTTTCTGTGTAATCCGGATCGCCGATTTCATGGTTCCTTGACCAAATTGAAGATTAAACGGGATCACAGGGTACCCGTATCGGACAACGAATCGGCCACCGACTGGAACGCAAACGCACCCCGTTTGGGAACGGGTCGTCCGGAACAGGGATCGTGAGTCATATGGCGATCTATGTGACTATGGTCTGAAGATTGTCTTATTAGCAACACCTTTTTAAATATATATGAACTTATGATTGTTAAATGTACTTAAAAATAATGATTATTGATTACTTATTTGCAACACCAACATGTTGTCGGTTGATAATCCACAATCGCAAAAATATAGGTTACAGTCGCAGTGGCTTGTTTGACAAGATCGAATAATTGAATGTGTAGACCTTTGTCTTACACCTGTGATTTTCGAAGTAAATTTCGTTGAACGCATAGTCATTTTATTAAGAGGGTGTTTGGCTTAACTTTTGTGgggcaaaagtcctttttgtaaaaggactttttacaaaagttgttttttaaaatgtgtttggattaacTTTTGAAGGgaaaaaaatcaaaagttaaagTGTTTGGTTTAATTTTTACATGCAAAATGACTAAAAATGACATGTTTACATATTTATTGGAGGTAGATGGAAATATAAAAGTAATTTTAATGTTTAACACTGTTGAAAAGTTGGAAAAGTCATGATTTAGTGACTTTTCAAAAAGACCAAATTTACTCTATTGGAAAAGTCATTTTCATCTTCTCAAACATCTTTTTGactttttctaaaagaaaaaattAAGAGTCATTTCAAAAGTTAAACCAAACACCTACAGAAAATAGATgatatttaatgaataacttttcTGATTACCTAATTATCGAACACCAAACACCACATAAGTTGTGTGTTGTGTTTGGTTACGAGGATTGCAATATACTTATTCAGAGATAAAGATATCCATGGATAACGCGACAAGAGTACCGACTTTCCAAACAGCAAATAATAGGATGACACGTGGACAACCCCAACAACACCCACCCTCAATCCAAGAGCCTTGTAGTTTCTTTCTGTATCACTCAATTGAGTCAATTCAAATCAAAGGGTGTGCTAAAAAGCACAAAAATAAGATCTAACaataatcaaacaagaacagggagaAAGATGGCACTTTTGGTTCCATCAATGGCTACCCAGAAGCCTTTTGCATTTGCTGTTGGATATAAGAAGGTTAGTGTCTTTGTGGTCAATTCTAATTCATATCAATGTATCTCGAAACCTTAGAAGTACCATTTTTGTGGATGCCTCTATGAATTTCGCTTTCATCTTAGTATTTCTTGAATACAATAGTAAGATTTTGAACACTTACTGATAGATAATTCGACCTAAAGATTCTTAAGAGTTCTTATATCAATCATACAACTAGTGCTAAAATTAGTTAACCACTAAAAACCCAGGAAAAAGTACCTTTTATTTACATTTGCTATAAATCACAGGCTGCAACAATGAAGAGCTCAAGATCAACAACTAAATCAAGCATCAAGCTCTTAACAAATGTCGAAAAACTCAGACTTTTAACAAAAGCTGAAAAGGCCGGTTTGCTTTCAGCAGCAGAAAAGTTTGGTTTTTCATTATCGTCAATAGAAAAATCAGGGCTGCTCTCCAAGGCGGAAGAGCTCGGAGTCCTTTCAGCCGCGACAGACCCGTCGACTCCATCGGCTCTCTTCAGCTTAAGCCTCTTCCTATTGGTTTTGGGTCCCTTTTTTGTGTATTTGGTACCGGAGGATTACCCCTGGGAAATCGTGCTGCAGGTGGTGGTTGCTCTTGTTTCTGTTGCTGGTGGCTCCGCCGCTTTTGCTGCCTCAAATTTTGTTTCGAATTTGCAAAAGTAAGGTTGAAATTGTGTGTTTAAAATCTTCTTGTATTTTTGTTTGTATACCTTTTGGATACTTCAGATTGTTAGCTAAAATGTAATAATCTTTttgtataataaattaataaagatATGGATTCGAATATCTCCCGTAAGGACCCTCCCCGCGTTagctttaaataaattaattagacatcttaattttaataattttattaattgtatcatgggataatgacttaaaaagggTAATATGTTTTTCGATTTGTAtacatttggtcactgagtttttttttcgtccatatttaccccttcaacttgttaaattgtacacattcagtccttataacCGGTTCCTCCAGGTTAGCCGgcaaaaatgacttaatagggtaatatatttttcattttgtacacatttagtccttaatatttttgtacatatttagtccttaacattttgtttgtttcaaaataagtctttttttgtactcattcaatacttatgaatgatttctttagatGTTTTTCACGACATCTTATGTGGAACAATCATTGATGAGACGTTTGAAGTTATTGATGTTTATGTCTAACGTGATCTTGATTGTGTGGTTGCGTAAGTCTTGTGGTTTGTCTTAGGTCTTGTATTCTGAACGTCGTAATTTCTTTATAGGATATCAGATtttgatgatctttatatccatgtgttaaTTTTCATTAAGATTACCCCCgttaaaatttaatatatttttacttatgattttataacaaaaaaaaaaacatctatacatgcattcataaaaaacatataaacagGGGAGAATGCAGGAATACATAGTAGGTGTTGTCAAAATGAGATAAGTGTTAGTAATACATGAAAAATAGGTATAAacgaaaagaaataaaaaaaagttccacttgacacacaaaaaaaaataggTGTTGCCGGTGCAACACTTGGACCAAGTtaaatctgttggattagtgtctaagtccataactattttggtatgtacttgacccgattatgagcatggtccttttggattgccttcaccatagcaatatgtaggatgaattaagaagagagaggtttaaatatgatttattaatatattataagaataatatattaaaggagaaatcatattgtttaattaatattagtcaataattaattatgaattaattttgtggctaaaagagattaattaaatttaggggactggactgtaattattggataattgagttattgggctaaggaatgctaaaggaataaggggtgaacgaaattatgatggaagcccatcatattttcgtccatggccttatccagaaagttacatgggctgcttagagtttaagctgtccattagggttttgattgaaaccctagcaacccacacaagtatataaaggaccccttaggctcccaaaacgtggacaactgattctctagggtttctagtcgtttttgggcagcctcctttcttctcctcttcatccaagttgcataaggtgtttgtgactccattagaggtgcatcacttgaggcactaagctttctaaggccaatccaagcaaggaattgattgttattgctatataacaatcaaaggtaattctataaaccctaattcagtttataatatgttagatctaagtttattagtcttggattcaaagcatgtacaatagagaaacctagatccaagcattagggtttgtatgagcacataggactattcttatgcctaaaacccatcatggtatcagagccttgattggtttcagttgtatgtgatgctatgttgaattatttactgaaaaacatttttttggcctctgcccgacctgactcggcaagtcagtggatgaactcggcgagtctgtctgactcggcgagtccagtccctgactcggcgagtccaggggtcagacagagggattttcgggttttggctgctgttttgacttggacttgatgcttaatttgttttatgaagttaaaatccgaattttatcttaattaagtgtttatccaTGCCAAAAcgatagataatttcaaatcttttaaatattggttgtttatttgataaatatggattatttaaagttatttggtaattatctaataactaaaataagattaggtcaaatatagataattatgaaattaattgtttaatttatgttatttgttatttgatcccttatgttttgaaaaagtctcaaaacttgccctcaagttttaggatttaaaagttgattaaaagtttaattttgaaatgttaaattctaaaaccctagtaatttgaaaaagttcaaatctcacccttatggttttattaattaattaacatgtataattaaaagtgatttaataaatccataaagttttggtttacatttaattaaattaaaagtataattcactgaattaaaccacctagtattttaaaagtgtaaaatacaccctatactatatataacattaaaagtctaatattatatatgtatgagtaatcagtcagtcttaccgttagtaggcctcattcacgaagctggtctataaggggtgtttaaggaaattgcctataaaatggcgattgaatgggtatccactcttacccaccgcactcttgactagtggatggtcgttagccgaacgggtaggataggacataaaccttccattataagtataatgaagtaaaaagtaactaaatgctttttcaaattcccaaatcatagttactttaggaaaaatgtgaaattgtatgctaatccatagaattacactttgtacccctgtcaaacgttagtggagcgtgtgtggttaaccggcacactaatttggggatgacattggtagcgaagggtgactcgatgtttgtcatagatcaatagagcgtgtgtggctaaccgacacattgattaggtgatagtagcattgggtgcaccacgtgattcgtatggttattcacaccttgtttgtgatcctcggcatcccagtcacaaatagtagggcataatcgagattaaacatgccattgaaaagttcaatgaatctcaaaagatctaggagtttcaattcatttaaaacttaatattccttttcgtttttcatggtggaaattggtaaatcgtcatttacctaccttcaaatattttgcaactagattacgacatcccttttctaggttgtagaatattgtgttggatcctagcttgatgtttcatttgggtgttacatcaagaattctaatcaacataacttgaattttctcccgttttgtagatgtctgaatcttacaatggtcttcctaaatcctttggaacaagctttccaaatgaagatgacgttccgagatacgatcaaggaaatgagagtcatgcttcacttcctccacctcctccaatcgttctccctgacccacaa includes these proteins:
- the LOC111908269 gene encoding uncharacterized protein LOC111908269 → MALLVPSMATQKPFAFAVGYKKAATMKSSRSTTKSSIKLLTNVEKLRLLTKAEKAGLLSAAEKFGFSLSSIEKSGLLSKAEELGVLSAATDPSTPSALFSLSLFLLVLGPFFVYLVPEDYPWEIVLQVVVALVSVAGGSAAFAASNFVSNLQK